The following proteins are co-located in the Sphaeramia orbicularis chromosome 24, fSphaOr1.1, whole genome shotgun sequence genome:
- the ncoa7b gene encoding nuclear receptor coactivator 7 isoform X1 has protein sequence MEKRDRKPGYFARLKRRRQLKQSQSEKNEQNPPIIACPDVPNDKTTKPELQRITTKPPANSDIGCKSNNEAKREKRKPPGTVEFIVGPSDSLNSIALKFNITPNKLVQLNKLFSRSVYPGQKLFVPDLSQSDADVKSQTSSDPAFSNGVSEKALHDGVSDCRSANSIRRELSPNSEDESPATVKFIKMSCKYFTDGMGVVGGVLIVTPNNIMFDPHKSDPLVIENGCEEYGLICPMEEVVSVALYDDVSRMKLKDVLPSDRPQDLCPVYRPGEWEQLPSERDLNPFSRYEALDPKRPIVLDEIESALSETASTEGERTEKSPSDEGFTELEPTINGTTEGTEGTSSITPATVSKDQKELVEPSCSVQDKSILSKLKGKQDDEEDEGVAQNSSIEDGESIKSSSETEKQGEKLAKPEVTETKDIKSVGTEELLKVADDETIRLQADQNKNKKLEEASEAREDSVPKRSGSTEEVLDRPPEGNELSEEEKRKKNYEAEVKSWLLERMQAPIEDMLFSSEEKSKNPPMFLCFKVGKPMRKSFATGMTSSPAHSFGSWGKQPEYWFAVPQERVDHLYAFFVQWSPDVYGKEAREQGFVVVEKDELDMIDNFFGDPASCSWEIITIDEAKRRQSFGSCDGDLSVEALPFLSDTSALLQDTHIEKLACRLPARVQGYPWRLAYSTVKHGTSLKTLYRNLADVDSPVLLVIRDMDNQVFGAFSTHPFRVSEHCYGTGETFLYSFCPEIKVYRWTGENSYFVKGNTDSLQMGGGGGQLGLWLDAELYRGTTTKCATFNNQPLSTQQDFNIHSLEVWTFE, from the exons ATGGAGAAGAGAGACAGGAAGCCGGGATATTTTGCCAG GCTGAAGAGGCGGAGGCAGCTCAAGCAGAGCCAGTCAGAGAAAAACGAGCAGAATCCACCGATCATCGCCTGTCCCGATGTCCCCAATGATAAGACCACCAAGCCAGAGCTGCAGAGAATAACAACAAAACCACCTGCAAACTCAG ataTTGGCTGTAAAAGTAACAATGAGGCAAAAAGGGAGAAGAGAAAGCCCCCTGGAACAGTGGAGTTCATT GTGGGACCAAGTGATTCCCTCAACAGCATCGCACTCAAGTTCAACATCACCCCAAACAAACTGGTGCAGCTGAACAAGCTCTTCTCTCGCAGTGTCTACCCTGGTCAG AAGCTGTTTGTACCTGATCTGAGCCAGTCGGATGCAGACGTAAAATCTCAGACTTCATCTGATCCTGCCTTCTCAAATGGTGTGTCTGAGAAAGCGTTGCAT GATGGTGTTTCAGACTGCAGGTCAGCGAACTCCATCCGACGTGAACTCTCCCCAAATTCAGAAGATGAAAGCCCTGCAACGGTTAAATTCATTAAGATGAGCTGCAAATATTTCACCGATGGCATG GGAGTGGTGGGAGGCGTGTTAATTGTGACCCCCAACAACATCATGTTTGACCCCCACAAATCGGACCCTCTGGTGATCGAGAACGGCTGTGAGGAGTACGGCCTCATCTGCCCCATGGAGGAGGTCGTGTCTGTCGCGCTGTATGACGACGTGTCGCGCATGAAGCTTAAGGATGTCCTGCCATC AGACCGACCACAGGATCTGTGTCCTGTATACAGGCCTGGTGAATGGGAGCAGCTACCGTCAGAGCGGGACTTAAACCCCTTCAGTCGCTATGAAGCACTGGATCCAAAGCGACccattgttttggatgaaatTGAGTCAGCCCTCTCTGAAACTG CGAGCACAGAGGGGGAGCGGACAGAGAAGTCTCCATCAGATGAAGGATTCACTGAGCTGGAGCCCACCATCAATGGTACCACTGAAGGAACAGAGGGAACATCATCTATTACACCCGCTACTGTTAGCAAAGACCAAAAGGAGCTCGTAGAACCAAGCTGCTCAGTCCAGGACAAGTCAATACTTAGTAAATTAAAAGGGAAGCAGGATGACGAGGAAGACGAAGGCGTAGCTCAGAACAGCTCCATTGAGGACGGAGAGTCCATAAAATCCTCATCAGAGACTGAAAAACAGGGTGAAAAACTTGCAAAGCCAGAGGTTACTGAAACCAAAGATATCAAATCTGTAGGGACTGAAGAGCTGCTAAAAGTTGCAGATGATGAAACAATCAGGCTGCAAGCGGAccaaaacaagaacaagaaactAGAGGAGGCTTCAGAGGCCCGTGAGGATTCTGTTCCCAAGAGATCGGGATCGACAGAGGAAGTGCTAGACAGACCACCAGAAGGAAATGAACTCAGTGAGGAGGAGAAACGGAAGAAAAACTATGAGGCAGAGGTGAAGTCATGGCTGCTGGAGAGGATGCAGGCTCCAATTGAAG ATATGCTTTTCTCATCAGAGGAGAAGAGTAAAAACCCACCCATGTTTCTGTGCTTTAAAGTGGGAAAGCCAATGAGAAAGTCCTTTGCCACTGGGATGACTTCAAGTCCGGCCCACTCATTTGGGAGCTGGGGAAAACAACCAGAGTACTGGTTTGCAGTTCCACAGGAAAG GGTGGACCATCTGTATGCATTTTTTGTGCAGTGGTCTCCTGATGTGTATGGGAAGGAGGCACGGGAACAGGGCTTCGTTGTGGTGGAGAAGGATGAGCTGGACATGATTGACAACTTCTTCGGGGACCCTGCGTCTTGTAGTTGGGAG ATCATCACCATTGATGAGGCAAAGCGTAGGCAGAGTTTTGGCAGCTGTGATGGAGACTTGTCTGTGGAGGCACTGCCCTTTCTCAGCGACACAAGTGCTCTGCTGCAGGACACACACATTGAGAag CTCGCCTGTCGTCTGCCAGCCCGCGTGCAGGGCTACCCTTGGAGACTGGCCTACAGCACTGTGAAACATGGAACCAGCCTTAAGACTCTGTACAGAAACCTGGCAGATGTGGACAGTCCTGTACTTCTGGTGATCAGAGATATGGATAACCAG GTTTTTGGGGCGTTCTCTACACATCCTTTCAGAGTGAGTGAGCACTGTTATGGCACAGGAGAAACATTCCTGTACAGCTTCTGTCCAGAAATCAAG GTGTACCGCTGGACTGGGGAGAATTCTTACTTTGTGAAAGGCAATACTGATTCTCTGCAGATGGGAGGAGGAGG GGGTCAGCTGGGTCTGTGGCTGGACGCCGAGTTGTACCGAGGCACCACCACCAAATGTGCCACCTTCAACAACCAGCCGCTCTCCACCCAGCAGGACTTCAACATCCACAGTCTGGAGGTCTGGACCTTCGAGTAG
- the ncoa7b gene encoding nuclear receptor coactivator 7 isoform X2 has product MEKRDRKPGYFARLKRRRQLKQSQSEKNEQNPPIIACPDVPNDKTTKPELQRITTKPPANSDIGCKSNNEAKREKRKPPGTVEFIVGPSDSLNSIALKFNITPNKLVQLNKLFSRSVYPGQKLFVPDLSQSDADVKSQTSSDPAFSNGVSEKALHDGVSDCRSANSIRRELSPNSEDESPATVKFIKMSCKYFTDGMGVVGGVLIVTPNNIMFDPHKSDPLVIENGCEEYGLICPMEEVVSVALYDDVSRMKLKDVLPSPGEWEQLPSERDLNPFSRYEALDPKRPIVLDEIESALSETASTEGERTEKSPSDEGFTELEPTINGTTEGTEGTSSITPATVSKDQKELVEPSCSVQDKSILSKLKGKQDDEEDEGVAQNSSIEDGESIKSSSETEKQGEKLAKPEVTETKDIKSVGTEELLKVADDETIRLQADQNKNKKLEEASEAREDSVPKRSGSTEEVLDRPPEGNELSEEEKRKKNYEAEVKSWLLERMQAPIEDMLFSSEEKSKNPPMFLCFKVGKPMRKSFATGMTSSPAHSFGSWGKQPEYWFAVPQERVDHLYAFFVQWSPDVYGKEAREQGFVVVEKDELDMIDNFFGDPASCSWEIITIDEAKRRQSFGSCDGDLSVEALPFLSDTSALLQDTHIEKLACRLPARVQGYPWRLAYSTVKHGTSLKTLYRNLADVDSPVLLVIRDMDNQVFGAFSTHPFRVSEHCYGTGETFLYSFCPEIKVYRWTGENSYFVKGNTDSLQMGGGGGQLGLWLDAELYRGTTTKCATFNNQPLSTQQDFNIHSLEVWTFE; this is encoded by the exons ATGGAGAAGAGAGACAGGAAGCCGGGATATTTTGCCAG GCTGAAGAGGCGGAGGCAGCTCAAGCAGAGCCAGTCAGAGAAAAACGAGCAGAATCCACCGATCATCGCCTGTCCCGATGTCCCCAATGATAAGACCACCAAGCCAGAGCTGCAGAGAATAACAACAAAACCACCTGCAAACTCAG ataTTGGCTGTAAAAGTAACAATGAGGCAAAAAGGGAGAAGAGAAAGCCCCCTGGAACAGTGGAGTTCATT GTGGGACCAAGTGATTCCCTCAACAGCATCGCACTCAAGTTCAACATCACCCCAAACAAACTGGTGCAGCTGAACAAGCTCTTCTCTCGCAGTGTCTACCCTGGTCAG AAGCTGTTTGTACCTGATCTGAGCCAGTCGGATGCAGACGTAAAATCTCAGACTTCATCTGATCCTGCCTTCTCAAATGGTGTGTCTGAGAAAGCGTTGCAT GATGGTGTTTCAGACTGCAGGTCAGCGAACTCCATCCGACGTGAACTCTCCCCAAATTCAGAAGATGAAAGCCCTGCAACGGTTAAATTCATTAAGATGAGCTGCAAATATTTCACCGATGGCATG GGAGTGGTGGGAGGCGTGTTAATTGTGACCCCCAACAACATCATGTTTGACCCCCACAAATCGGACCCTCTGGTGATCGAGAACGGCTGTGAGGAGTACGGCCTCATCTGCCCCATGGAGGAGGTCGTGTCTGTCGCGCTGTATGACGACGTGTCGCGCATGAAGCTTAAGGATGTCCTGCCATC GCCTGGTGAATGGGAGCAGCTACCGTCAGAGCGGGACTTAAACCCCTTCAGTCGCTATGAAGCACTGGATCCAAAGCGACccattgttttggatgaaatTGAGTCAGCCCTCTCTGAAACTG CGAGCACAGAGGGGGAGCGGACAGAGAAGTCTCCATCAGATGAAGGATTCACTGAGCTGGAGCCCACCATCAATGGTACCACTGAAGGAACAGAGGGAACATCATCTATTACACCCGCTACTGTTAGCAAAGACCAAAAGGAGCTCGTAGAACCAAGCTGCTCAGTCCAGGACAAGTCAATACTTAGTAAATTAAAAGGGAAGCAGGATGACGAGGAAGACGAAGGCGTAGCTCAGAACAGCTCCATTGAGGACGGAGAGTCCATAAAATCCTCATCAGAGACTGAAAAACAGGGTGAAAAACTTGCAAAGCCAGAGGTTACTGAAACCAAAGATATCAAATCTGTAGGGACTGAAGAGCTGCTAAAAGTTGCAGATGATGAAACAATCAGGCTGCAAGCGGAccaaaacaagaacaagaaactAGAGGAGGCTTCAGAGGCCCGTGAGGATTCTGTTCCCAAGAGATCGGGATCGACAGAGGAAGTGCTAGACAGACCACCAGAAGGAAATGAACTCAGTGAGGAGGAGAAACGGAAGAAAAACTATGAGGCAGAGGTGAAGTCATGGCTGCTGGAGAGGATGCAGGCTCCAATTGAAG ATATGCTTTTCTCATCAGAGGAGAAGAGTAAAAACCCACCCATGTTTCTGTGCTTTAAAGTGGGAAAGCCAATGAGAAAGTCCTTTGCCACTGGGATGACTTCAAGTCCGGCCCACTCATTTGGGAGCTGGGGAAAACAACCAGAGTACTGGTTTGCAGTTCCACAGGAAAG GGTGGACCATCTGTATGCATTTTTTGTGCAGTGGTCTCCTGATGTGTATGGGAAGGAGGCACGGGAACAGGGCTTCGTTGTGGTGGAGAAGGATGAGCTGGACATGATTGACAACTTCTTCGGGGACCCTGCGTCTTGTAGTTGGGAG ATCATCACCATTGATGAGGCAAAGCGTAGGCAGAGTTTTGGCAGCTGTGATGGAGACTTGTCTGTGGAGGCACTGCCCTTTCTCAGCGACACAAGTGCTCTGCTGCAGGACACACACATTGAGAag CTCGCCTGTCGTCTGCCAGCCCGCGTGCAGGGCTACCCTTGGAGACTGGCCTACAGCACTGTGAAACATGGAACCAGCCTTAAGACTCTGTACAGAAACCTGGCAGATGTGGACAGTCCTGTACTTCTGGTGATCAGAGATATGGATAACCAG GTTTTTGGGGCGTTCTCTACACATCCTTTCAGAGTGAGTGAGCACTGTTATGGCACAGGAGAAACATTCCTGTACAGCTTCTGTCCAGAAATCAAG GTGTACCGCTGGACTGGGGAGAATTCTTACTTTGTGAAAGGCAATACTGATTCTCTGCAGATGGGAGGAGGAGG GGGTCAGCTGGGTCTGTGGCTGGACGCCGAGTTGTACCGAGGCACCACCACCAAATGTGCCACCTTCAACAACCAGCCGCTCTCCACCCAGCAGGACTTCAACATCCACAGTCTGGAGGTCTGGACCTTCGAGTAG